One region of Armigeres subalbatus isolate Guangzhou_Male chromosome 3, GZ_Asu_2, whole genome shotgun sequence genomic DNA includes:
- the LOC134223150 gene encoding uncharacterized protein LOC134223150: MIRAWVYVRRFITPRRSQLLSTPITADEMFVAERTILRILQEEVFGDLLRILQHTPLKRHNLSNLAPFVAEDGLIRVGGRLKYSAIPYDGKHQVLLPEKHHITVILLRRLHEEHSHVGPNGLLAIVRERYWPLRVKTQIKKIIASCQLCAKHRPVLGSQLMGNLPESRVNPAPVFSKVGVDYAGPFLLRLSPRSPKTYKAYVLIFICLAVKAIHMEFVSSVTTEHFIAILYRFSSRRGLPCDVFSDNGTSFVGANHELAALRQLFEDELHQRKLAKFCSVKGIRWHFIPHEVHPLGSVGSRCKIYEVSLQTSYR; this comes from the coding sequence ATGATAAGAGCTTGGGTATATGTCCGGCGATTTATAACTCCAAGACGCAGTCAACTATTGAGCACACCGATAACAGCAGATGAAATGTTTGTTGCCGAGAGAACAATTCTACGTATCCTGCAGGAGGAGGTATTTGGCGATCTTCTGCGCATCCTTCAACACACGCCTCTCAAACGCCACAATCTCAGCAACCTTGCACCGTTTGTGGCAGAGGATGGACTGATTCGAGTCGGAGGCCGGCTCAAGTATTCTGCCATACCATACGATGGGAAACATCAGGTGCTATTACCTGAGAAGCACCATATAACGGTAATTCTGCTAAGAAGACTCCACGAAGAGCATTCGCATGTTGGCCCTAACGGATTGTTAGCTATCGTACGTGAACGTTATTGGCCGCTGCGTGTCAAAACGCAAATTAAGAAGATCATAGCATCGTGTCAACTTTGCGCCAAACATCGTCCTGTCCTGGGCAGTCAACTCATGGGAAATCTACCCGAATCACGCGTCAATCCGGCGCCTGTATTTTCTAAGGTGGGTGTTGACTATGCGGGACCCTTTTTGCTGAGACTAAGCCCAAGAAGTCCGAAGACATACAAGGCATACGTACTGATTTTTATCTGTTTGGCAGTTAAGGCAATTCACATGGAGTTTGTATCAAGCGTGACAACTGAACACTTTATCGCAATCCTATATCGTTTTTCCAGCCGCCGTGGATTGCCCTGTGATGTGTTTTCGGACAACGGTACATCGTTCGTGGGAGCGAACCACGAATTAGCAGCTCTACGACAACTTTTCGAAGACGAATTACATCAGCGGAAGCTGGCCAAATTTTGCTCAGTGAAGGGTATACGTTGGCATTTCATTCCCCACGAAGTCCACCCTTTGGGGAGTGTGGGAAGCCGGTGTAAAATCTATGAAGTTTCACTTCAAACGAGTTATCGGTGA
- the LOC134227489 gene encoding N-acetylglucosamine-1-phosphotransferase subunits alpha/beta, whose translation MRLCFLPRLTGKFRIRCCCLVTILASITLLYLIVNLLITHTSINKCTKCYETIDVVYTWVNGSDQRFLDRLKLYALVRDKARYDDKNELKYSLRSLEKFAPWIRRVYIVTNGQIPFWLNLDNSRVQIVQHTDIADEDTALPTFSSAAIETFIHKIPGLSKNFLYLNDDIFLGAPLFPDDLITLSEGVKVFTAWQVPDCATDCPWMFVGDGSCDSHCYVEECQFDGGDCDHPDYQNHMHELEDYNVSTEGEDTFIDVPKTFPRTARKADNIRDIYEMFKRTNGSSTKLLVEKFNKEKLKSSKSNTKKSSSSDHDRNDNNEEKLSNSQDIFAHSLIHTNKVFNHAYGYKNRKVLAHVGFLLNVNIIEAMLQRFRKEFSVTKSHRFREKNDLQYAFTYYHFLMSESRNKSLSEIFDDFDTDGSGTWSDREIRTLLTKIYNLPLDWSAVRYFEEVVTNCSLQQNNFIPLEHQVEQKLVYSTLVYERYEDSTIPTVTKNLVLACHELTEMMKMNFAQTPLYKYHVNQKTGIYSNFKMLTSNITQVVDALDELRKNPKKFNCINDNLSENNPDENQLISALLEDFYLSLFPVRSQFELENNYRNRFQYYDDYRAWFARKTLFRNGVYAICMVAFLLCVKLLCFRHKGKFARTLVFLSSRTDYSTI comes from the exons ATGAGACTCTGCTTCCTGCCGCGACTTACCGGTAAATTCCGGATTCGATGTTGCTGCTTAGTAACAATTCTGGCATCAATCACTTTATTGTATCTAATagttaatttgttaataacg CATACATCTATAAACAAATGTACAAAATGCTACGAAACCATTGACGTGGTTTACACGTGGGTAAACGGTAGCGACCAAAGATTCCTGGATCGGCTTAAACTTTACGCACTAGTTAGAGATAAAGCAAGATATGACGACAAGAATGAACTGAAGTACTCGTTGAGGTCTCTCGAGAAGTTTGCGCCCTGGATCAGAAGAGTCTACATCGTAACCAACGGACAAATTCCGTTCTGGCTCAATCTGGATAATTCCAGAGTGCAAATCGTTCAACACACAGACATAGCAGATGAGGATACTGCATTGCCCACATTCTCCAGTGCCGCAATAGAGACGTTCATTCACAAGATACCGGGCCTTTCGAAGAACTTTCTAtatttgaatgatgacatcTTCTTGGGAGCACCACTCTTTCCAGATGATCTGATAACGCTATCGGAAGGCGTAAAAGTTTTCACGGCTTGGCAAGTGCCAGATTGTGCGACAGATTGTCCGTGGATGTTCGTCGGTGATGGATCGTGCGATAGCCATTGCTATGTGGAAGAGTGCCAATTTGACGGAGGCGATTGTGATCATCCGGACTATCAGAATCATATGCATGAATTAGAGGATTACAACGTGTCCACCGAGGGAGAGGATACATTCATCGATGTACCGAAAACGTTTCCTAGAACTGCGAGAAAAGCAGATAATATAAGGGATATTTATGAGATGTTCAAACGAACCAATGGTTCTTCCACCAAACTACTGGTTGAAAAGTTTAACAAGGAAAAACTGAAAAGCAGTAAATCAAACACAAAGAAAAGCTCCAGTTCTGATCACGATAGAAATGACAACAATGAAGAGAAACTATCAAACTCGCAGGATATTTTTGCGCATTCGTTGATCCATACGAATAAAGTTTTCAATCACGCATATGGTTATAAAAATCGCAAAGTACTTGCTCACGTTGGATTTCTACTGAATGTGAATATAATAGAGGCCATGTTGCAACggttccggaaggaattctcggtTACCAAAAGTCATCGATTTCGAGAGAAGAACGATTTGCAATATGCATTCACGTACTACCACTTCTTGATGAGCGAGAGTCGGAACAAAAGCCTTTCGGAGATTTTCGATGATTTCGACACAGATGGATCCGG CACTTGGTCAGACAGAGAGATTCGGACGCTGCTGACCAAAATTTACAATCTTCCTCTAGACTGGTCGGCTGTGAGGTACTTTGAAGAAGTTGTGACAAACTGCTCACTACAACAGAATAACTTTATTCCTCTAGAGCACCAGGTTGAACAGAAACTAGTCTACTCTACTTTAGTTTATGAACGATATGAAGATTCTACCATT CCCACAGTCACGAAAAACCTAGTTTTGGCATGTCACGAGCTAACGGAAATGATGAAGATGAACTTTGCGCAAACCCCGCTGTATAAATACCACGTGAATCAAAAGACAGGCATTTATAGCAACTTTAAAATGCTGACTTCGAACATCACACAAGTCGTCGATGCTCTGGATGAACTAAGGAAGAATCCCAAAAAATTCAACTGCATCAATGACAACCTGTCCGAGAATAACCCAGATGAAAATCAATTGATCTCagcacttctggaggatttctatCTCTCGCTCTTCCCCGTCCGTAGTCAATTTGAGTTGGAGAACAACTATCGTAACAGATTTCAGTACTACGACGACTATCGGGCTTGGTTCGCCCGGaaaacattgtttcgcaatggAGTGTATGCTATTTGCATGGTTGCATTCTTGCTATGTGTCAAATTATTATGCTTCCGGCACAAAGGTAAATTTGCCCGAACTTTGGTGTTCCTTAGTAGTCGAACTGATTACAGCACCATATGA
- the LOC134223148 gene encoding uncharacterized protein LOC134223148 → MQNVPYRELVGGLQFLAQCTRPDIAYSVNAVSSLCSNPGETHWTAAKRILRYLQGTKSKGLVFRKKDNASFEGFSDADWGNDQDSRRSVTGYLFQFGDGSVSWSSRKQPTVALSTMEAEYMALSAASQEALWWRGFRSELLGRKEPITIHCDNRSAICLAEKEIGYSPRSKHIDVRHHFVREQLENRTIEVKYIMSGDQKADALTKPVAGQLMPVLGFLKFSVKGSVVQCN, encoded by the coding sequence AGCTAGTAGGGGGATTGCAGTTCTTAGCTCAGTGTACTCGTCCGGACATCGCATACTCAGTGAACGCAGTGAGCAGTTTGTGCAGTAATCCGGGTGAAACGCACTGGACAGCAGCCAAGCGTATTCTAAGATATCTTCAAGGTACTAAATCAAAAGGATTGGTGTTTCGGAAGAAGGACAATGCATCGTTCGAAGGATTCAGTGATGCGGACTGGGGGAATGATCAAGATTCGAGACGCTCGGTCACAGGATATCTATTTCAGTTCGGGGATGGATCGGTTTCGTGGAGTAGCCGAAAGCAGCCGACTGTTGCGCTCTCTACTATGGAGGCCGAGTACATGGCTTTGTCAGCAGCATCACAGGAGGCACTATGGTGGCGCGGTTTTCGTTCGGAGTTGCTTGGCAGAAAGGAACCGATAACTATCCACTGTGATAACCGTAGTGCGATATGTCTTGCAGAAAAGGAGATTGGTTATTCACCGAGAAGTAAACACATTGATGTGCGTCATCATTTCGTCAGAGAACAGTTGGAGAACCGCACCATAGAGGTGAAGTACATTATGTCGGGTGACCAGAAGGCAGATGCGCTAACCAAGCCGGTCGCTGGACAACTAATGCCAGTTTTGGGATTTCTTAAATTCTCAGTTAAGGGGAGTGTTGTTCAGTGTAACTGA
- the LOC134227488 gene encoding haloacid dehalogenase-like hydrolase domain-containing protein 2, translating into MSRFYFLSIKTGLKLRNFVTKTHMVPVKAALIDLSGTLHVDDQPTDGAVDALKRLRERGVSVKFVTNTTKESVSSLYARLVKIGFQLEQNEIYSSLTAASNFVRSNGLNPYYILTDDARKDFPLNDPAKEYDSVVVGLAPERFSYEYINEAFRILHNSRGTARLVAIHEGKYYKTKQGISLGPGCFVKGLEYSTGLKSICIGKPNEYFFRSAMPDGLKPEECVMIGDDTNDDCLGAMAIGMKGFLVETGKYQPDLHGMDTLPKVSGIFKNFGAVVDHLSDTLI; encoded by the exons ATGAGTCGCTTTTATTTCTTGTCTATTAAAACCGGTCTAAAACttcgaaattttgttacaaaaacTCACATGGTTCCTGTAAAGGCTGCCCTAATAGATTTAAGTGGAACACTCCACGTAGATGATCAACCTACGGATGGCGCTGTGGACGCACTTAAAAG ATTGCGTGAACGAGGAGTTTCAGTCAAATTTGTTACGAATACAACAAAAGAAAGCGTATCATCGCTGTACGCTCGATTAGTAAAAATTGGATTCCAGCTGGAGCAAAATGAAATCTACAGCTCGTTAACAGCGGCATCCAATTTTGTCCGGAGCAATGGTCTCAATCCGTATTACATCCTGACGGACGACGCCCGCAAAGACTTCCCATTGAACGACCCCGCCAAAGAGTACGACTCCGTTGTTGTGGGCCTGGCGCCGGAGCGATTTTCATACGAGTACATTAACGAGGCATTCAGAATCCTGCACAATAGCAGGGGAACAGCCCGGTTGGTGGCGATTCACGAGGGGAAATACTACAAAACCAAGCAGGGCATTTCCCTAGGGCCCGGGTGCTTCGTGAAAGGTTTGGAATATAGCACCGGgttgaaaagtatttgcattGGAAAGCCGAACGAGTACTTCTTCCGGTCGGCTATGCCTGATGGTTTGAAGCCAGAGGAATGCGTTATGATAGGAGAT GACACAAATGACGACTGCCTCGGAGCTATGGCAATAGGAATGAAAGGATTTTTGGTTGAAACGGGAAAATACCAACCGGATCTACACGGAATGGATACCCTTCCAAAAGTCAGTGGTATCTTCAAAAACTTCGGTGCCGTTGTTGATCATTTAAGTGACACGTTAATTTAA
- the LOC134227487 gene encoding histone acetyltransferase KAT8: protein MVTTKTNKLSEPQEKDGEIDQVKQNLKAGSASSSFTNTTKEASSGSFESIKGEDGEDKLVIGVEYLVQRQDGSWHPAQLIQSRQNPCDPKQLEYYIHYEGLNRRLDQWVSRERISSAVAGGDKKSVGLCAPVAQDYNGKSPLVSSAGNVKDSPKVGKPAGDIDIVDGDPDRKITRNQKRRHDEINHVQKTYADMDPTTAALEKEHEAITKVKYIDKLRFGKFEIDTWYFSPYPEEYGKVGTLYVCEYCLRYMRLAKTLMHHKASCNRRQPPGNEIYRKGTVSIFEIDGKDHRFYCQTLCLMAKLFLDHKTLYYDVDPFFFYVLCEIDKDGQHIVGYFSKEKESPEGNNVACILILPPYQRKGYGKLLIAFSYELSRREGIVGSPEKPLSDLGRLSYRSFWAYTLLELMKDYRTTTIKELSELSGITQDDIIYTLQSMKMVKYWKGQHVICVTGKAVQEHLQLPQFKRPKLMIDSAYLKWTPQKRAIPVKQVKKT from the exons ATGGTTACAACTAAAACGAATAAACTAAGCGAACCACAGGAAAAGGACGGAGAAATCGATCAGGTGAAGCAAAATCTAAAAGCCGGATCAGCGTCTTCCTCTTTTACAAACACCACGAAGGAGGCGTCTTCGGGTTCTTTTGAG AGTATCAAAGGCGAAGATGGCGAGGACAAATTGGTCATTGGAGTGGAATATTTGGTGCAGCGCCAAGACGGATCATGGCATCCGGCCCAGTTGATTCAAAGCCGACAGAATCCATGTGATCCAAAGCAGCTAGAGTACTACATTCATTATGAGGGACTGAACCGTCGATTGGACCAGTGGGTCAGCAGGGAGCGGATTTCTAGTGCTGTAGCCGGAGGCGACAAAAAATCTGTAGGACTTTGTGCTCCTGTGGCTCAGGATTATAATGGAAAGAGTCCTCTGGTCAGTAGCGCGGGAAATGTAAAAGATTCTCCGAAAGTGGGAAAGCCCGCTGGAGATATTGATATTGTGGATGGTGATCCGGACAGAAAGATTACTCGTAATCAGAAAAGACGTCATGATGAGATTAATCATGTGCAGAAAACCTATGCCGATATGGATCCTACGACAGCAGCGTTGGAAAAGGAACACGAAGCCATTACCAAAGTAAAATACATTGACAAATTGCGATTTGGGAAGTTTGAAATTGATACATGGTACTTTTCTCCCTATCCGGAGGAGTACGGAAAAGTGGGCACACTTTACGTTTGCGAGTACTGCTTGAGATATATGCGGTTGGCTAAAACTCTGATGCATCATAAGGCATCATGCAACAGACGACAACCGCCAGGTAACGAGATTTATCGCAAAGGAACGGTATCAATTTTTGAGATCGATGGCAAAGATCATCGGTTCTATTGCCAGACTCTGTGTCTGATGGCAAAACTGTTTTTGGATCACAAAACACTGTATTACGATGTTGATCCCTTTTTCTTCTATGTACTGTGCGAGATCGATAAGGATGGTCAACATATTGTAGGATACTTCTCTAAGGAAAAAGAATCTCCAGAAGGAAACAACGTCGCTTGCATTTTGATTCTACCTCCCTACCAGCGTAAAGGATATGGGAAGCTTCTAATTGCTTTCAGTTACGAACTGTCACGTCGCGAAGGTATCGTTGGTAGCCCGGAAAAACCACTCTCCGATTTGGGACGATTGAGTTATCGTAGTTTCTGGGCATATACGTTGTTGGAGCTTATGAAGGATTATCGCACGACGACTATCAAGGAACTCAGTGAATTGTCCGGAATTACACAAGACGACATCATTTACACCCTACAGTCCATGAAAATGGTTAAATACTGGAAAGGGCAACACGTGATTTGCGTCACCGGGAAAGCGGTTCAGGAGCACTTGCAGTTGCCACAGTTTAAAAGGCCGAAGCTGATGATCGATTCCGCCTATCTAAAGTGGACTCCGCAGAAAAGAGCCATTCCTGTAAAGCAAGTAAAAAAGACGTAA
- the LOC134227490 gene encoding uncharacterized protein LOC134227490 isoform X1 — protein MPRVGVSIISSLLCLSSLALVRSASIFPTNSLSILEGAGFLAYLIPDQAGDPVQWMHCSVSVGGNSYSLDSDQIHVVEGQTKVQRFNVTLCGIRVQNIHKSLSSWTLTALDSESKSVESRLNVDVTTPNQITVLNVTVSDTVRWYMVTCPEGSSRRYCRILDESDQIYDGCSKSFEITWTSAQFRCRLLYWGDMDETETVINVRVEKSLRDVIWSVEEDESHVVMSCHYRSSVNPCRAVSVDSRRQMMLLDGHLVDRYSSYNTRISQGICALEIRKPLLKEDFGIWRIYLEISVSDFSGCVFDLSAKHADVDDEEASTLPSKLVEVFHDPLSSTTTTTELSCEAPYAIDYCYLTGPQSGNYVPDRFDRLKTLGICNFRVTNITSGMWSCGFNDADGAEDHLNYFNVKVYAQPGKAITPEIKASRGDGAKKMLCKTILDLSIEVCRFVSPTGEVHALSDSFVPSDEARFRYYGDGLRKGECGVEIARVEREDFGRWQCAIKVEGNDYSIKMDLIEEVMSKTAVVAISITVSILACAVGGFFAYKKLSARHRLQYQVRLGSSTGALPTTSTGA, from the exons ATGCCACGCGTGGGCGTTTCGATTATCTCTTCCTTATTGTGTCTATCATCGCTTGCACTCGTTCGGAGTGCTTCGATTTTTCCCACGAATAGTTTATCTATTTTGGAAGGTGCTGGCTTTCTAGCGTACCTTATCCCGGACCAGGCTGGCGATCCGGTGCAGTGGATGCACTGTTCAGTGAGTGTCGGTGGCAATAGTTACAGTCTAGATAGCGATCAAATCCACGTGGTTGAGGGACAGACCAAGGTGCAACGTTTCAATGTAACTCTTTGCGGTATTCGAGTGCAAAATATACACAAATCGCTCAGTTCATGGACATTGACGGCTTTGGATTCAGAATCAAAAAGTGTAGAAAGCAGACTGAATGTGGATGTGACCA CTCCCAATCAGATTACTGTGCTGAACGTTACCGTCAGCGACACAGTTCGATGGTACATGGTCACTTGTCCCGAAGGCAGTTCGCGACGATATTGTCGTATATTAGACGAATCTGACCAAATCTACGATGGATGCTCAAAGTCGTTTGAAATTACTTGGACCTCTGCTCAGTTCCGTTGCCGTTTGCTCTATTGGGGCGATATGGATGAAACAGAGACTGTGATCAACGTGAGGGTGGAGA AAAGCTTGCGCGATGTTATATGGTCAGTAGAAGAGGATGAATCACATGTCGTTATGAGCTGCCACTATCGGTCTTCGGTGAATCCTTGTCGAGCGGTATCGGTGGATAGTCGTAGACAGATGATGTTATTGGATGGTCATTTGGTGGATCGATACTCGTCGTACAACACGAG AATTTCACAAGGAATTTGCGCGCTGGAAATCCGCAAACCATTACTGAAAGAGGACTTCGGCATATGGCGTATCTATCTGGAGATTTCAGTGAGCGACTTCAGTGGCTGCGTGTTCGATCTGAGCGCCAAGCATGCGGATGTTGACGACGAAGAAGCTTCAACCCTGCCGTCGAAGTTGGTAGAAGTATTCCACGATCCACTCTCGTCAACAACGACAACGACCGAACTGAGCTGCGAAGCACCTTATGCGATCGATTATTGTTATCTGACGGGGCCCCAAAGTGGAAACTATGTGCCAGATAGATTCGACCGCTTGAAAACATTAGGGATATGTAACTTCAGGGTGACCAACATTACCAGCGGGATGTGGTCCTGTGGGTTTAATGATGCCGATGGAGCTGAGGATCATTTAAACTATTTCAATGTAAAAGTTTATGCGCAGCCTGGGAAGGCAATAACACCCGAAATAAAAGCCAGCAGAGGAGATGGAGCGAAAAAAATGCTTTGTAAGACAATTTTGGACCTATCAATTGAAGTATGCCGTTTTGTGAGTCCAACAGGAGAAGTGCATGCTCTATCTGACAGCTTTGTACCAAGCGATGAAGCAAGATTCAGATATTATGGAGACGGTCTACGAAAGGGAGAATGTGGTGTAGAAATAGCAAGAGTTGAACGAGAGGATTTTGGTCGATGGCAATGTGCGATAAAAGTAGAAGGAAATGATTACTCCATCAAGATGGATTTGATTGAAGAAG TTATGAGCAAGACTGCAGTAGTGGCCATCTCGATCACCGTTTCAATTTTGGCTTGCGCAGTTGGAGGCTTTTTCGCCTATAAAAAGCTTAGCGCTAGACACCGCTTGCAATACCAGGTAAGATTGGGTAGTTCGACGGGAGCGTTGCCTACCACATCCACTGGAGCCTAG
- the LOC134227490 gene encoding uncharacterized protein LOC134227490 isoform X2: MPRVGVSIISSLLCLSSLALVRSASIFPTNSLSILEGAGFLAYLIPDQAGDPVQWMHCSVSVGGNSYSLDSDQIHVVEGQTKVQRFNVTLCGIRVQNIHKSLSSWTLTALDSESKSVESRLNVDVTTPNQITVLNVTVSDTVRWYMVTCPEGSSRRYCRILDESDQIYDGCSKSFEITWTSAQFRCRLLYWGDMDETETVINVRVEKSLRDVIWSVEEDESHVVMSCHYRSSVNPCRAVSVDSRRQMMLLDGHLVDRYSSYNTRISQGICALEIRKPLLKEDFGIWRIYLEISVSDFSGCVFDLSAKHADVDDEEASTLPSKLVEVFHDPLSSTTTTTELSCEAPYAIDYCYLTGPQSGNYVPDRFDRLKTLGICNFRVTNITSGMWSCGFNDADGAEDHLNYFNVKVYAQPGKAITPEIKASRGDGAKKMLCKTILDLSIEVCRFVSPTGEVHALSDSFVPSDEARFRYYGDGLRKGECGVEIARVEREDFGRWQCAIKVEGNDYSIKMDLIEEGEL; encoded by the exons ATGCCACGCGTGGGCGTTTCGATTATCTCTTCCTTATTGTGTCTATCATCGCTTGCACTCGTTCGGAGTGCTTCGATTTTTCCCACGAATAGTTTATCTATTTTGGAAGGTGCTGGCTTTCTAGCGTACCTTATCCCGGACCAGGCTGGCGATCCGGTGCAGTGGATGCACTGTTCAGTGAGTGTCGGTGGCAATAGTTACAGTCTAGATAGCGATCAAATCCACGTGGTTGAGGGACAGACCAAGGTGCAACGTTTCAATGTAACTCTTTGCGGTATTCGAGTGCAAAATATACACAAATCGCTCAGTTCATGGACATTGACGGCTTTGGATTCAGAATCAAAAAGTGTAGAAAGCAGACTGAATGTGGATGTGACCA CTCCCAATCAGATTACTGTGCTGAACGTTACCGTCAGCGACACAGTTCGATGGTACATGGTCACTTGTCCCGAAGGCAGTTCGCGACGATATTGTCGTATATTAGACGAATCTGACCAAATCTACGATGGATGCTCAAAGTCGTTTGAAATTACTTGGACCTCTGCTCAGTTCCGTTGCCGTTTGCTCTATTGGGGCGATATGGATGAAACAGAGACTGTGATCAACGTGAGGGTGGAGA AAAGCTTGCGCGATGTTATATGGTCAGTAGAAGAGGATGAATCACATGTCGTTATGAGCTGCCACTATCGGTCTTCGGTGAATCCTTGTCGAGCGGTATCGGTGGATAGTCGTAGACAGATGATGTTATTGGATGGTCATTTGGTGGATCGATACTCGTCGTACAACACGAG AATTTCACAAGGAATTTGCGCGCTGGAAATCCGCAAACCATTACTGAAAGAGGACTTCGGCATATGGCGTATCTATCTGGAGATTTCAGTGAGCGACTTCAGTGGCTGCGTGTTCGATCTGAGCGCCAAGCATGCGGATGTTGACGACGAAGAAGCTTCAACCCTGCCGTCGAAGTTGGTAGAAGTATTCCACGATCCACTCTCGTCAACAACGACAACGACCGAACTGAGCTGCGAAGCACCTTATGCGATCGATTATTGTTATCTGACGGGGCCCCAAAGTGGAAACTATGTGCCAGATAGATTCGACCGCTTGAAAACATTAGGGATATGTAACTTCAGGGTGACCAACATTACCAGCGGGATGTGGTCCTGTGGGTTTAATGATGCCGATGGAGCTGAGGATCATTTAAACTATTTCAATGTAAAAGTTTATGCGCAGCCTGGGAAGGCAATAACACCCGAAATAAAAGCCAGCAGAGGAGATGGAGCGAAAAAAATGCTTTGTAAGACAATTTTGGACCTATCAATTGAAGTATGCCGTTTTGTGAGTCCAACAGGAGAAGTGCATGCTCTATCTGACAGCTTTGTACCAAGCGATGAAGCAAGATTCAGATATTATGGAGACGGTCTACGAAAGGGAGAATGTGGTGTAGAAATAGCAAGAGTTGAACGAGAGGATTTTGGTCGATGGCAATGTGCGATAAAAGTAGAAGGAAATGATTACTCCATCAAGATGGATTTGATTGAAGAAGGTGAG TTATGA